A window of Thunnus thynnus chromosome 17, fThuThy2.1, whole genome shotgun sequence contains these coding sequences:
- the plekhh3 gene encoding pleckstrin homology domain-containing family H member 3, with amino-acid sequence MPLQGVCWFLCCRQGFSLLGRDYGEKEEEESFELRNKEDLTSNGRSPAEVTVSQPTRTANGTNGHTVSEVSDEMKSLIIEKNKMGLEEEPELLVKGWLLREVRGNWIKQRRYWFVLSQDSLDYYSGPEKGARRLGTLVLTNLCSVIWPDKQTYKETGYWSITVYGRKHCYRLYTKHFNEAVHWACAIQKIIDTKAPVETPTQLLIRDIEENKFNPEVVEHIYQHNPILKYTQGPLYAPLLPFPYGSLEHTYHSGKGYGSVREEAVKLFNCLQQLESARDPVPIIQGVLQTCLDLRPLRDEVYCQLVKQTSYTPAPYTAAHLRYWQLLTCMSCTFLPGPTVLKYLRFHLKRIQSQSPESEMDNYASFISEALEKTKCRECVPSWEEIQMLMSRQEMLCTVHYPGPGSCQLYISSHTTANEVVRRMQEKLGLQESKNTFALYEQNALWEQPVAGSALIADILTSFSTKESESKSQWKLCFKLYCLLDADSISVDSIEYLFLFEQCHEMVVRGQLPACEEDLQALASLRLQCLMGDFSTHAPCPPLDELFPSHMLEARVLMSLSAPQALPPCQVAAQGCPTTQRFPTGLLAGTLWSHTATAAHKQKVEQDLRLRSRLKEEASAVMGSILERWKGLAGYSHRDSMAAYLTIARQWSGFGCTLYEVDFYISSTGSFSQKLWLGVAATSVSLYRQGEAEALESFPYGQICSYGVSDSNTFKITAGDRDLLFETTKLTEIMQLMNAYFSAIRRQRGKGEDVDITIAETTEVGFHHLASTPTHALLELPSHPV; translated from the exons AGTCCAGCTGAGGTGACTGTTTCTCAACCAACTCGCACAGCCAATGGAACAAATGg GCACACCGTCTCAGAGGTCTCTGACGAGATGAAGAGCCTAATCATTGAGAAGAATAAAATGGGCCTGGAGGAAGAACCCGAACTGCTGGTCAAAG GATGGCTGTTGCGGGAGGTGCGAGGCAACTGGATCAAGCAGCGGCGGTACTGGTTTGTACTGAGCCAAGACTCCCTCGACTACTACAGCGGACCAGAGAAAGGAGCCCGCAGACTGGGCACGCTGGTCCTCaccaacctctgctctgtcaTCTGGCCAGACAAGCAGACCTACAAGGAGACGG gCTACTGGAGCATTACAGTATACGGGCGGAAACACTGCTACAGGCTGTACACCAAGCACTTCAACGAGGCTGTGCACTGGGCATGTGCCATCCAGAAAATCATTGATACCAAAGCACCCGTGGAAACACCAACGCAGCTCCTGATCCGAGACATCGAG GAGAATAAGTTCAACCCAGAGGTAGTGGAGCACATCTACCAGCACAACCCAATCCTGAAGTACACCCAGGGTCCTCTGTACGCTCCCCTGCTGCCCTTCCCCTACGGCAGCCTGGAGCACACAT ACCACAGCGGTAAAGGCTATGGCTCGGTGCGTGAGGAGGCCGTGAAGCTCTTCAACTGCCTGCAGCAGCTAGAGTCGGCACGGGATCCAGTTCCCATCATCCAGGGCGTGCTGCAGACCTGCCTGGACCTGCGGCCCCTCCGCGACGAGGTGTACTGCCAGCTAGTGAAGCAGACCAGCTACACGCCTGCCCCGTACACTGCTGCACACCTCCGCTACTGGCAGCTTCTCACATGTATGAGCTGCACCTTCCTGCCTGGGCCTACAGTGCTCAAGTATCTGCGATTCCATCTCAAGAG GATCCAGAGCCAGAGTCCCGAGTCTGAGATGGATAACTATGCATCATTCATCAGCGAGGCTCTGGAGAAGACCAAGTGTCGGGAGTGTGTGCCATCCTGGGAGGAGATCCAGATGCTTATGAGCAGGCAGGAGATGTTGTGCACTGTGCACTATCCTGGCCCCGGATCCTGCCAGCTCTACATCAGCTCACACACTACAGCCAATGAG GTGGTGCGAAGGATGCAGGAGAAGCTCGGCCTGCAAGagagcaaaaacacatttgcactGTACGAGCAGAACGCACTGTGGGAGCAACCGGTCGCAGGGAGCGCTCTGATCGCAGACATCCTGACCAG CTTCTCCACCAAAGAGTCAGAGTCTAAATCCCAATGGAAACTGTGTTTCAAGCTCTACTGCCTGTTGGATGCTGACAGCATATCAGTGGACAGCATTGAATATCTTTTCCTCTTTGAGCAG TGCCATGAGATGGTGGTGCGTGGCCAGCTTCCAGCCTGTGAAGAGGATCTCCAGGCCTTGGCTTCTCTGAGGCTTCAGTGTCTAATGGGTGACTTCAGCACACACGCACCCTGCCCGCCTCTGGATGAGCTTTTTCCGAGTCACATGCTTGAAGCTCGGGTCCTCATGTCCCTTTCCGCTCCCCAAGCCCTGCCTCCCTGCCAGGTAGCAGCTCAGGGCTGCCCCACGACGCAGCGCTTCCCGACGGGCCTCCTGGCGGGGACGCTGTGGAGCCACACAGCTACAGCGGCGCACAAGCAAAAGGTGGAGCAAGATTTGCGCCTGCGGAGCCGGCTGAAGGAGGAGGCATCAGCTGTTATGGGATCCATCTTGGAGCGTTGGAAAGGTCTGGCTGGCTATAGCCACAGGGACAGTATGGCCGCCTACCTCACAATCGCACGCCAGTGGTCAGGATTTGGATGCACTCTTTATGAAGTGGACTTTTATATT AGTTCGACGGGGAGTTTTTCCCAGAAGCTGTGGCTGGGTGTAGCTGCTACATCCGTTTCTTTGTATCGGCAGGGAGAGGCAGAGGCCCTGGAGTCCTTCCCCTATGGCCAGATCTGCTCTTACGGTGTATCTGACAGCAACACCTTCAAGATCACAGCTGGCGATCGGGATCTGCTGTTTGAAACCACCAAG ctGACTGAGATCATGCAGCTGATGAATGCGTATTTCAGTGCCATCCGTCGCCAGCGAGGGAAAGGGGAAGATGTGGACATCACCATCGCAGAGACCACAGAGGTGGGCTTCCATCACCTGGCTTCGACACCTACGCACGCCCTCCTGGAGCTGCCGTCGCACCCTGTTTGA